From the Pirellulales bacterium genome, one window contains:
- a CDS encoding tetratricopeptide repeat protein, whose protein sequence is MRKSYFAALGQTALISLAALGCAGFPSFRGGTPITPLAAPKPGPMKQIASAVSQSSLGKSVSKVFKTSKKNPVPPTDPTALASGIAPTKASDYVAMGETFEQNGDAEAARRMFHKALELEPQNLAAFIGLGRHFDRQGQLDRASEYYVLATRHYPKDPVAFNDLGLCYARQQRYDDAVVMLSRAIELDPDRALYRNNIAMALVAQGRNDEALAHLTDAHGPAKAHYNLGYLLDKRGQRQAALDHFKLALAENPAMDEAREWVESLSNVPEQGGDAPMIAAAAPAEQPNADSSATVGEEPRRRESIAARDVAPRGVPLPVATGNNLQPLPPVDDPPSPTLRY, encoded by the coding sequence GTGCGCAAGTCCTATTTCGCGGCCCTCGGCCAGACGGCTTTGATCTCGTTGGCCGCGCTGGGATGCGCGGGTTTTCCCTCGTTCCGAGGCGGAACCCCCATCACGCCGCTGGCGGCTCCCAAACCCGGCCCGATGAAACAAATCGCCAGTGCGGTAAGCCAGTCGAGTCTCGGAAAGTCGGTGTCGAAGGTTTTTAAGACATCGAAGAAGAACCCGGTGCCGCCGACCGACCCCACGGCGTTGGCCAGTGGCATCGCCCCCACCAAGGCCAGCGACTATGTCGCCATGGGAGAAACGTTCGAGCAGAACGGCGATGCCGAGGCCGCCCGACGCATGTTTCACAAGGCCCTGGAACTGGAGCCGCAGAATCTCGCCGCGTTCATCGGCTTGGGCCGGCACTTCGACCGGCAGGGCCAGCTCGACCGGGCCAGCGAATACTATGTGCTTGCCACTCGGCACTATCCGAAGGACCCCGTTGCCTTCAACGATCTCGGCCTCTGCTACGCCCGGCAGCAGCGATATGACGATGCGGTCGTGATGCTCTCCCGCGCCATCGAGTTGGACCCCGACCGTGCTCTCTATCGCAACAACATCGCCATGGCGCTGGTGGCCCAGGGGCGCAACGACGAAGCCCTGGCGCATCTGACCGACGCCCACGGTCCGGCCAAAGCCCATTACAACCTCGGCTACTTGCTCGATAAGCGAGGCCAGCGGCAGGCCGCGCTCGACCACTTCAAGCTGGCACTGGCCGAAAATCCGGCCATGGACGAGGCGCGCGAGTGGGTTGAATCGCTCAGCAACGTCCCGGAGCAGGGAGGCGATGCGCCGATGATTGCCGCGGCCGCGCCCGCTGAGCAGCCGAATGCGGATTCCTCGGCCACGGTCGGCGAGGAGCCGCGCCGGCGCGAAAGCATTGCCGCCCGCGACGTCGCGCCGCGCGGCGTACCGCTTCCCGTCGCCACGGGCAACAACCTGCAACCGTTGCCCCCGGTCGACGACCCGCCCTCGCCGACCCTGCGGTATTAG